From the genome of Mugil cephalus isolate CIBA_MC_2020 chromosome 2, CIBA_Mcephalus_1.1, whole genome shotgun sequence, one region includes:
- the LOC125004071 gene encoding zinc-binding protein A33-like yields MSAAKCWRSENQFLCSICLDVFTDPVTTPCGHNFCKHCITQHWDTTDVCKCPLCKEIFNTRPQLKINTFIREIVAEFRHEAQQKTSSSISEQQAAKPGEVPCDVCTGTKLKALKSCLVCLLSYCDSHLEPHLTVSGLKGHQLIHPVDNLEDRRCRKHDKPLELFCKTDQTCVCMFCSVLDHKTHDVVPLKEEYEGKKAELGKTEDQIQQMIQKRRLKIEEMKESVKMSKDAADREKAEGVQVFTALKESVERGLDQLIKEIKDKQKTTEKQAEGFIRDLEQEVSELMKRSSEVKQLSRSEDHLHLLQSFSSLKDTPPTKDWTEVSVRPPSYEGTVVRAVTQLEETLSKDKKKLLEAELKRVQQYAVDVTLDPDTANPHLILSDDGKQVTHRDVRKKRPDNPERFSTCICVLGKKSFSSGRFYFQVQVKGKTDWDLGVARKSINRKGDIKLSPQNGYWTVWLRNGNEYKALSGPPVSLSLGSRPEKVGVFVDYEEGLVSFHDVDTAALIYSFTGCSFTDKLYPFFSPFLSNYGKNSAPLLICPVTQTV; encoded by the coding sequence ATGTCTGCTGCCAAATGTTGGAGATCTGAAAATCAGTTTCTatgctccatctgtctggatgtgttcactgatccagtcactacaccatgtggacacaacttctgcaaacactgcatCACTCAACATTGGGATACTACTGATGTATGTAAGTGTCCACTGTGTAAAGAGATTTTCAACACTAGACCTCAGCTGAAGATCAACACTTTCATCCGTGAGATTGTTGCTGAGTTCAGACATGAAGCTCAACaaaaaaccagcagcagcatctcagaGCAACAAGCTGCCAAACCAGGAGAAGTTCCCTGTGACGTCTGCACTGGAACAAAACTGAAGGCCTTGAAGTCCTGCTTGGTGTGTCTGCTCTCCTACTGTGACTCTCACCTGGAGCCTCATCTTACAGTGTCAGGTCTAAAGGgacatcagctgatccaccctgtggacaacctggaagacagGAGGTGTAGGAAGCATGATAAACCTCTGGAGCTCTTCTGTAAGACCGACcagacatgtgtctgcatgttctgctctgttttagaccacaagacacatgatgttgttcctctgaaagaagaatatgaaggaaagaaggcagaGCTGGGGAAGACAGAGGATCAAattcagcagatgatccagaagagacgactgaagattgaggagatgaaagagtcagtgaagatgagtaaagatgctgcagacagagagaaagcagaaggtgttcaggtcttcactgctctgaaggagtctgttgagagaggcctggatcagctcataaaggagatcaaagacaaacagaaaacaacagagaaacaggctgaaggtttcatcagagatctggaacaggaagtctctgagctgatgaagaggagctctgaggtaaagcagctctcacgctctgaagaccacctccacctcctccaaagcttctcctCCCTGAAAGATACTCCACCCaccaaggactggacagaggtCAGCGTTCGTCCACCATCATATGAGGGGACTGTGGtcagagctgtgactcagctggaggagacactcagtaaagacaagaagaagctgcttgaaGCTGAGTTGAAGAGGGTCCAGCAGtatgcagtggatgtgactctaGATCCTGATACAGCAAATCCTCACCTCATCCTGtctgatgatggaaaacaagtgaCTCATCGTGATGTGAGGAAGAAGCGTCCAGACAACCCAGAGAGATTTTCtacatgtatttgtgttttaggaaagaagagtttctcttcaggcagattttactttcaggttcaggttaaaggAAAGACTGACTGGGATCTAGGAGTGGCCAGAAAGTCAATCAATAGGAAGGGAGACATCAAACTGAGTCCTCAGAATGGTTACTGGACTGTATGgttgagaaatggaaatgagtaCAAAGCTCTTTCTGGTCCTCCAGTCAGTCTCTCTCTTGGTTCTCGTCCTGagaaggtgggggtgtttgtggattatgaggagggtctggtctcctttcatgatgtagatactgcagctcttatctACTCCTTTACTGGCTGCTCCTTCACTGACAAACTTTACCCATTCTTCAGTCCTTTTCTTTCTAACTATGGTAAAAACTCTGCACCTCTGCTTATCTGTCCTGTCACTCAAACTGTCTGA
- the LOC125004062 gene encoding zinc-binding protein A33-like: MSAATCLKSEDHFLCSICLDVFTDPVTTSCGHNFCKHCITQHWDTTDLCKCPLCKEMFYNRPQLKINTFINEIVAEFRHEAQQKASSNHKTHDVVPLKKEYEGKKAELGKTEDQIQQMIQKRRLKIEEMKESVKMSKDAADREKAEGVQVFTALKESVERGLEQLIKEIEDKQKTTEKQAEGFIKDMEQEVSELMKRSSEVKQLSHSEDHLHLLQSFSSLTAAPPTKDWTEVSVSPPSYEGTVVRAVTQLEEKLSKDMKKLLSEAELKRVQQYAVDVTLDPVTAHPRLILSDDGKQVTHRDVKKELPDNPDRFSTCVNVLGKKSFSSGRFYFQVQVKGKIDWDLGVARKSINRKGNITLSPKNGFWTIWLRNGNEYKANASPPVRLSLGSRPEKVGVFVDYEEGLVSFHDVDTAALIYSFTGCSFNDKLYPYISPCNNSGGKNSAPLIICPVNQTV; the protein is encoded by the exons ATGTCTGCTGCCACATGTCTGAAATCTGAAGATCACTTTctgtgctccatctgtctggatgtgttcactgatccagtcactacatcatgtggacacaacttctgcaaacactgcatCACTCAACACTGGGATACCACTGATCTATGTAAGTGTCCCCTGTGTAAAGAGATGTTCTACAATAGACCTCAGCTGAAGATCAACACTTTCATCAATGAGATTGTTGCTGAGTTCAGACATGAAGCTCAACAgaaagccagcagca ACCACAAGACACATGATGTTGTTCCTCTGAAAAAAgaatatgaaggaaagaaggcagaGCTGGGGAAGACAGAAGATCAAattcagcagatgatccagaagagacgactgaagattgaggagatgaaagagtcagtgaagatgagtaaagatgctgcagacagagagaaagcagaaggtgttcaggtcttcactgctctgaaggagtctgttgagagaggcctggagcagctcataaaggagatcgaagacaaacagaaaacaacagagaaacaggctgaaggtttcatcaaagatatggaacaggaagtctctgagctgatgaagaggagctctgaggtaaagcagctctcacactctgaagaccacctccacctcctccaaagcttctcctCCCTGACAGCTGCTCCACCCACCAAGGATTGGACAGAGGTCAGCGTCAGTCCACCATCATATGAGGGGACTGTGGTgagagctgtgactcagctggaggagaaactcaGTAAAGACATGAAAAAGCTTCTTTCTGAGGCTGAACTGAAGAGGGTCCAGCAGtatgcagtggatgtgactctaGATCCTGTTACAGCACATCCTAGACTCATCCTGtctgatgatggaaaacaagtgaCTCATCGTGACGTGAAGAAGGAACTTCCAGACAACCCAGATAGATTTTCTacatgtgtaaatgttttaggaaagaagagtttctcttcaggtagattttactttcaggttcaggttaaaggAAAGATTGACTGGGATCTAGGAGTGGCTAGAAAGTCAATCAATAGGAAGGGAAACATCACTCTGAGTCCTAAGAATGGTTTCTGGACTATATGgttgagaaatggaaatgaatacaAAGCTAATGCTAGTCCTCCAGTGCGTCTGTCTCTTGGTTCTCGTCCTGAAaaggtgggggtgtttgtggattatgaggagggtctggtctcctttcatgatgtagatactgcagctcttatctACTCCTTTACTGGCTGCTCCTTCAATGACAAACTTTATCCATACATCAGTCCCTGTAATAACAGTGGTGGTAAAAACTCTGCACCTCTCATCATCtgtcctgtcaatcaaactgtctga